The genomic interval GAATATAGCTAATATAGATTGTAGCGAAGTCTGGTTGATTCGTCATCGGGCATAATGAAGTGAACTCAGGACAATTAAATTTTACAAAGTAATCGCGATTTTGATGTTTATTTTCAAACACTTCTAAGACAGAAGGGTTATAGGAAAAGTCATAGGCTGTTCCTTGATTTCCAAGTAACGTTACCCCTTCTAGTTCTTCTTTTTTTCTTCCACTCATTGTTTTTTCTCTCCTTCTTTACACGCCACGTTTGTTTCCCCAAATCAGGGTATGAAGCTGTGGCAATACCTTAGCATCATTCATAACTAGCGATTTTGTCGCTTTTTCAATTAACCATTCATAACG from Desertibacillus haloalkaliphilus carries:
- a CDS encoding preQ(1) synthase, with amino-acid sequence MSGRKKEELEGVTLLGNQGTAYDFSYNPSVLEVFENKHQNRDYFVKFNCPEFTSLCPMTNQPDFATIYISYI